The Mesorhizobium sp. M1D.F.Ca.ET.043.01.1.1 genome contains a region encoding:
- a CDS encoding cupredoxin domain-containing protein: MTPDRWIVTFAGMGLVAFIIWFFWLKRSKGIHAAETSGGYQEAMILVKGGYTPDTIVVRAGRPVRLNFRREETASCSDKVIFPDFQKSADLPTGETVAVELMPKQPGEFGFSCPMGMFRGRLVVE; encoded by the coding sequence ATGACACCCGACCGCTGGATAGTGACCTTCGCCGGAATGGGCCTGGTCGCGTTCATCATCTGGTTCTTCTGGCTCAAGCGTTCGAAGGGCATCCATGCCGCGGAAACGAGCGGCGGCTACCAGGAGGCGATGATCCTCGTGAAGGGCGGCTACACGCCCGACACGATCGTCGTCCGCGCCGGCCGCCCGGTGCGCCTGAACTTCCGCCGAGAGGAGACCGCCTCCTGCTCGGACAAGGTGATCTTTCCCGATTTCCAGAAGAGCGCCGACCTGCCGACGGGTGAAACCGTCGCCGTCGAGCTGATGCCCAAGCAACCAGGCGAGTTCGGATTCTCATGTCCCATGGGCATGTTCCGCGGTCGCCTTGTCGTCGAATAG
- a CDS encoding copper-translocating P-type ATPase: MNMRTEAAIPDYPPGGLGGGPESLTLRIGGMTCAHCPPAIEKAVRAVKGVQATSVNLATQTAKVDYDPAQAKVPEILRAIRSVGYAAGTATMRIPIKNMHCASCATRVELALKMTPGVVAARASMAPNAVDIEYQPERTDFQRLRTSIESSGYRVAEPKVKPTDETLDPAEAANEQDYRSLMRRFWLAAVISLPVMAFSYPDLIPGLREWMPMGSGTRRVVWALLGVLSLPVLLWSGSQFFVGMWDALKHRAANMHTLISIGITAAFLYSVVAVAWPGIFPDMALAEVFWDVTDVVVALVVLGLALEIKAKGRTSQAIKKLIGLQAKTARVVRDGKEIDLPVEEVLVSDTVIVRPGEKIPVDGKVSAGSSAVDESMITGESMPVEKQTGDEVIGGTLNKTGSFRFTATKVGKDTALASIIRMVKDAQGSKAPIQRVVDTVSGYFVPSVMIVAILAAVAWYDFGPEPRLIYATVILVTTLIIACPCALGLATPTSLTVGIGKGAENGILIRSGDALQAAEKLDAIILDKTGTITRGEPALTDVVVTPGHEETVVLRLTASLERGSEHPLASAIVKGAGARKIELVDAEGFAAVPGHGVSGRIDGHDVLFGNAKLMRDRGVPADVLLPQWERLANEGKTPMYVAVDGQAAGLIAVADTVKPDSRAAIEILKGLGIEVVMLTGDNERTGRAIAREVGIDRALAEVLPDDKAHEVQKLQLEGKSVGMVGDGVNDAPALAQADVGFAIGTGTDVAIEASDVTLIRGSLMGVVTAIEISRATMRNVRQNLVGAFGYNALGIPVATGVLYPFIGLLLSPLIAAAAMAFSSVTVVTNANRLRFFQPRRTGT; the protein is encoded by the coding sequence ATGAACATGCGGACAGAAGCCGCAATCCCTGACTACCCTCCTGGTGGCCTGGGCGGGGGCCCCGAGTCGCTCACTCTCCGCATTGGCGGAATGACTTGCGCCCACTGCCCGCCAGCGATCGAGAAGGCCGTTCGCGCGGTCAAAGGGGTGCAGGCCACCTCGGTCAATCTCGCCACGCAGACGGCGAAGGTCGACTATGATCCGGCCCAGGCGAAGGTCCCGGAAATCCTGCGTGCCATCCGCTCAGTCGGTTACGCCGCCGGTACGGCGACGATGCGCATTCCCATCAAGAACATGCATTGCGCCTCATGCGCTACGCGCGTGGAGCTGGCGCTGAAGATGACCCCGGGCGTGGTCGCCGCCCGCGCCAGTATGGCGCCCAACGCCGTCGACATCGAGTATCAGCCGGAACGGACCGATTTCCAACGGCTGCGGACCTCGATCGAATCCTCCGGCTACCGGGTCGCCGAGCCGAAGGTGAAACCCACGGACGAGACGCTGGACCCTGCCGAGGCGGCGAACGAGCAGGATTACCGCAGCCTGATGCGGAGATTCTGGCTCGCCGCCGTCATCTCCCTCCCGGTGATGGCGTTCAGCTATCCCGATCTCATTCCGGGACTGCGCGAGTGGATGCCCATGGGCAGTGGCACGCGCCGGGTCGTTTGGGCATTGCTCGGCGTGCTGAGCCTGCCCGTCCTGCTGTGGTCCGGATCGCAGTTCTTCGTCGGCATGTGGGACGCGCTGAAGCACCGCGCGGCCAACATGCACACCCTGATTTCGATCGGGATCACGGCGGCGTTCCTCTATTCGGTCGTGGCGGTCGCATGGCCCGGGATCTTTCCCGACATGGCGCTGGCCGAAGTCTTCTGGGACGTGACCGACGTCGTCGTTGCCCTCGTCGTGTTGGGTCTTGCCTTGGAGATCAAGGCCAAGGGCCGGACGTCGCAGGCGATCAAGAAGCTGATCGGGCTGCAGGCGAAGACGGCGAGGGTCGTGCGCGACGGTAAGGAAATCGACCTCCCCGTGGAGGAAGTGCTGGTCAGCGACACGGTCATTGTCCGTCCGGGCGAAAAGATCCCGGTCGATGGCAAGGTGAGTGCCGGATCGAGCGCGGTCGACGAGTCGATGATCACGGGCGAATCCATGCCGGTCGAGAAGCAGACCGGTGACGAGGTCATCGGCGGCACGCTCAACAAAACCGGCAGCTTCCGCTTCACCGCGACGAAGGTCGGCAAGGACACGGCACTCGCAAGCATCATCCGCATGGTGAAGGACGCGCAGGGGTCAAAGGCGCCGATCCAGCGCGTCGTCGATACCGTGTCGGGCTATTTCGTGCCCTCGGTCATGATCGTCGCAATCCTGGCGGCCGTGGCCTGGTATGATTTCGGGCCTGAGCCGCGGCTGATCTATGCCACGGTCATCCTGGTCACCACGCTCATCATCGCCTGTCCCTGCGCGCTTGGCCTCGCAACGCCGACCTCGCTCACGGTCGGCATCGGCAAGGGAGCGGAAAACGGCATCCTGATCCGCTCCGGCGACGCATTGCAGGCGGCCGAGAAACTCGATGCGATCATCCTCGACAAGACGGGCACGATCACCAGGGGTGAACCGGCGCTTACCGACGTCGTCGTCACGCCAGGCCACGAAGAGACCGTCGTCCTGCGGCTCACCGCTTCCCTGGAACGGGGCTCCGAGCATCCGCTGGCCTCGGCCATCGTGAAGGGTGCCGGGGCGCGGAAGATCGAGCTGGTCGACGCTGAAGGTTTCGCTGCCGTCCCGGGCCACGGCGTCAGTGGTCGCATCGACGGCCATGACGTGCTGTTCGGCAACGCCAAGCTCATGCGCGACCGTGGTGTTCCCGCAGACGTGCTGTTGCCGCAATGGGAGCGTCTCGCCAATGAAGGAAAGACCCCGATGTACGTTGCGGTCGATGGGCAAGCGGCCGGGCTGATCGCGGTCGCCGACACCGTGAAGCCGGACTCCAGGGCGGCGATCGAAATCCTGAAAGGACTGGGCATCGAGGTCGTGATGCTGACCGGCGACAACGAGCGTACCGGTCGCGCGATCGCACGCGAAGTCGGCATCGACCGCGCGCTGGCGGAGGTTCTTCCGGACGACAAGGCGCACGAGGTGCAAAAGCTGCAGCTCGAAGGCAAGTCGGTCGGCATGGTCGGCGACGGCGTCAACGACGCGCCGGCGCTCGCCCAGGCCGACGTTGGCTTCGCCATAGGCACCGGAACCGACGTCGCCATCGAGGCGAGCGACGTGACGCTTATCAGGGGCAGCCTGATGGGCGTGGTCACGGCGATCGAGATCAGCCGGGCGACGATGCGCAACGTCCGGCAGAACCTCGTCGGCGCGTTTGGCTACAACGCGCTTGGCATCCCGGTCGCGACGGGCGTGCTCTACCCGTTCATCGGGCTTCTGCTCTCTCCCCTGATCGCCGCCGCCGCCATGGCCTTCAGTTCGGTGACCGTCGTCACCAACGCCAACCGTTTGCGCTTCTTTCAGCCGAGGAGGACAGGCACATGA